A genomic stretch from Setaria viridis chromosome 1, Setaria_viridis_v4.0, whole genome shotgun sequence includes:
- the LOC117854122 gene encoding uncharacterized protein, translating into MKCWCVHAAKGGAMAMPLSSPFAPTTILRSSLWHRALLLPFPPCAVSSSKDTAEAAADQEGPATTKTATVDNDFEEHVLRIKSHTGPRKRGARKKKAKASANVVTLLPVALWEPRSALGVPVEFSFTTYSERLNGALAVLVELGSGQALVKYHQPATLFLQAYTIAAAAVPSSFLPAACFA; encoded by the coding sequence ATGAAGTGCTGGTGTGTGCACGCGGCCAAGGGAGGAGCCATGGCGATGCCGCTTTCCAGCCCCTTCGCCCCCACCACCATCCTCCGCTCCTCGCTCTGGCATCgtgcgctgctgctgccgttcCCTCCCTGCGCGGTCTCCTCCAGTAAGGACACCGCGGAAGCAGCAGCCGACCAAGAGGGCCCGGCCACCACCAAGACGGCCACCGTGGACAACGACTTTGAGGAGCACGTCCTGCGGATCAAGTCCCACACCGGGCCTAGGAAGCGCGGCGCAcgcaagaagaaggccaaggcGTCCGCGAACGTTGTGACGCTGCTGCCTGTGGCGCTGTGGGAGCCCCGGTCGGCGCTCGGCGTGCCCGTGGAGTTCAGCTTCACCACCTACAGCGAGCGACTCAACGGCGCACTCGCGGTGCTCGTGGAGCTGGGCTCCGGGCAGGCCCTGGTGAAGTACCACCAGCCGGCCACACTATTCCTACAGGCATACACCATCGCTGCGGCCGCTGTTCCATCTTCTTTTCTCCCCGCCGCTTGCTTTGCCTAA
- the LOC117846347 gene encoding eukaryotic translation initiation factor 1A produces MPKNKGKGGKNRKRGKNEADDEKRELVFKEDGQEYAQVTRMLGNGRCEALCIDGTKRLCHIRGKMHKKVWIAAGDIVLVGLRDYQDDKADVILKYMNDEARLLKAYGEIPDNVRLNEGVVDEEDTGAQDDYIQFEDEDIDKI; encoded by the coding sequence ATGCCGAAGAACAAGGGGAAGGGAGGCAAGAACCGGAAGCGGGGCAAGAACGAGGCGGACGACGAGAAGCGGGAGCTGGTGTTCAAGGAGGACGGGCAGGAGTACGCGCAGGTGACGCGGATGCTGGGCAACGGCCGCTGCGAGGCGCTCTGCATCGACGGCACCAAGCGCCTCTGCCACATCCGGGGCAAGATGCACAAGAAGGTGTGGATCGCGGCGGGGGACATCGTCCTCGTCGGCCTCCGCGACTACCAGGACGACAAGGCCGACGTCATCCTCAAGTACATGAACGACGAGGCCCGACTGCTCAAGGCCTACGGCGAGATCCCCGACAACGTCAGGCTCAACGAGGGCGTCGTCGACGAGGAGGACACCGGCGCGCAGGACGACTACATACAGTTCGAGGACGAGGACATCGACAAGATCTGA